Below is a window of Halomicrobium mukohataei DSM 12286 DNA.
GGTGACGCCGACGGCGACACCGTCATCCTCCAGCTCGAAGCTGGCGGTATCGAGGGTGCCATCGACCACGCAAATGGTCTGAAGACCCTCATCGACAACAACCAGGACAACGACGACGATGAAGCGATCGACCTCACGATCGAGCAGACCAACGAGGATGCAAACCGGAACGCAAAGACGCTCGACTTCGTGAACGACGACGCGATCTCGGTCATCGAAGACCCCGAGAACAACTCGTACTTCATCGCCGTTGAGCTGTCGAAGGTCGACCAGCCGACCCGCGACCTCGCGGAAGGCGACAACTTCGAGGCGACATTCACCATCGAGGACGACAACGTCCTCAACACGATCGACGACAACGAGGAAGTCACCAGTGACTTCACGCTCGTCGAACCGAACACTGAGCTCGTCACGAACTCTGACGACCTCATCCTGATCGAGTCCGCGTCCGGTCAGACCATCTCGGGTAGCACCAACTACGCGCCTGGCACCGACCTCAACGTTCGGGTCAAGTCCAGCGACACCGCGAGTCCGTTCCAGACTCGCCCCGAGGCAACCGTCCAGACGGACGGTACCTTCACGACCGAAGGTGCTGACTTCAGCGAGGTCTCGCCCGGGACCAACCTGACGCTGCAGACGCGTCGCGGTGGCTCCGCGGTCGGTGACGAGTACGACGGTCGCATCGGCGAAGTCCCGACTGCCTCCGTCAGCATCAGCAACCAGACCACCGACGGCTCCACCGTGACGGTCGACTCGGTTACGACCGAGAACGGTGGCTTCGTCGCGATCCACCTCAACAACGCCAGCGGTGAGGTCATCGGCAACTCCGAGTACCTCGACTCTGGCACCCAGCAGGACGTCGAGATCAGCCTCGACTCCGCTCTGGACGAGAACGCGACGGTCGTCGCGATGCCCCACCAGGACACCAACGACAACGAAGAGTACGACTTCGGCGATGGTGACGGTGCGGACGGTCCGTACACCGAGAACGGCTCGGCAGTGACCGACAGCGCGTCGATCACGATCCAGACCACCGAGGACACGCCGACGCCGACGGACACGCCGGAAGACACGCCGACGGACACGGCGACGCCTGACGAAGGCGAAGACATGACGGACACGCCGACTGACGACGGCGGCGACGAGACCACCACCGGCGACGGTGCTGGCTTCGGCGCAGTCGTCGCACTCGTCGGCCTCCTCGCTGCTGCGCTGCTCGCAACGCGGCGCAACAACTGAGGACACTAACTAACCGGACTTCGTCCGGTCCCTGACTCGCGATTTTTCTTCGGACGCCAGCCCGTGAGTGCCGACAGCGGGCACAACGGCAAAGCATATACCCGCGATTGCGTAACGTAGAGACACGAATGGTCGGTGTCGCCCCGCTTACGTCGGCCGTTGGCGATCCGCTCGCCGTCGCACGGCCGCTCTCGTGGCTGCTCGTGATCAGCTTTCTCGCGACGGGCGTCCTCGCTGCCCACACGGACGCACGCGAGCGAGCGCGTCAGCTCGGCGCTCTCACGTGGGGCGTCTTCGGGCTCTTCTGGCTCGTCCTGGTGCCCCACTTCGTCCTCGTCCAGAAGAGCATCGTCGAGGGGATCGGCAGTATCGCTGCCGTCCCCCTGTCGCTGTACGTCGGCTATCTCCTCTGGAACGGTCGCGACTCGCTGTTTACCCTCTCGAAGGCGATCGGGTACATGGGGCTGCTCTATCTGCCCTTTACGTACCTCCCGCTGCTGGAGTCGAACCCGCTTCGCAGGTGGATGATCGAGGTCGTCGCCTCACAGACGGGGACGCTCCTCTCGCTGATCGGCGTCGAGCCCGAACTCGTGAGAGGGACCAGCGTCCTGAGCGAGGTCCCGTCCTCGGACTACGGTTATCTGAGCACGTTTTACTTCCCGGGCAACGAGCGGCCGATCACGTACACGATCATCGTCGCCTGTACGGGCGTGGGGAGCATCTCGATTCTCGCCGGTGCAATTCTGGCGGTCGAGGCTCCGCTGGGTCGGAAGGCCCGCGCGCTGGCGGTCTCCGTGCCGGTGATTTACGGCCTGAATCTGGTTCGGAACGTGTTCATCGCGACGATGTTCGGGCAACAGCGAATGCAGTGGTTCGTGGGCACGATCACCGGCCTCTTTGGAACGACCGACGAGCAGATGGTGTCGTACTACATCGCCGACCGCCTGCTCGCGCAGTTCGGTTCGGTGGTCGCGCTCGTGGGTATCACGTGGCTGGTAGTGAAGGTGCTGCCCGAAATCCTCTCGCTCGTCGACGACGTGGCGTATCTCGTGACTGGAACGGAGTACGACCTTCGAGAGGAACTGACGGCCGAGCGTGACTAGTCGGCAAGCGGCGCGTCGGCGAGCGTCGTGAGGGCGTCCCGTTCCATCTCGTGGAGGTCGGCGGGGACGACCAGGAGGTGCAGCGGGCCGCCGTAGTCGCCGTCGGCGAGCGCGTCGAGGCTGTCTGCTTCGACGACTGGGTTCGCGCTGCCCGCTCGTGCGACGACGACGCCGAGCGTGTCGAAGT
It encodes the following:
- the artA gene encoding archaeosortase A, with the protein product MVGVAPLTSAVGDPLAVARPLSWLLVISFLATGVLAAHTDARERARQLGALTWGVFGLFWLVLVPHFVLVQKSIVEGIGSIAAVPLSLYVGYLLWNGRDSLFTLSKAIGYMGLLYLPFTYLPLLESNPLRRWMIEVVASQTGTLLSLIGVEPELVRGTSVLSEVPSSDYGYLSTFYFPGNERPITYTIIVACTGVGSISILAGAILAVEAPLGRKARALAVSVPVIYGLNLVRNVFIATMFGQQRMQWFVGTITGLFGTTDEQMVSYYIADRLLAQFGSVVALVGITWLVVKVLPEILSLVDDVAYLVTGTEYDLREELTAERD